One window of Myxocyprinus asiaticus isolate MX2 ecotype Aquarium Trade chromosome 4, UBuf_Myxa_2, whole genome shotgun sequence genomic DNA carries:
- the LOC127432957 gene encoding T-box transcription factor TBX5-like → MANLEFGSIQSCSGGDSPAMDFEKDKESGHHRRSRTGSPLQTQLSQQGMDGIKVYLHERDLWAKFHDVTTEMIITKAGRRMFPSYKVKVTGLNPKAKYILLMDIISADEHRYKFADNKWSISSKAEPAIPGRLYVHLDSPASGAHWMRQLVSFQKLKLTNNHLDPFGHIILNSMHKYQPRLHIVKADERNSFGSSNTSFCTHSFPETAFIAVTSYQNHTITQLKIENNPFAKGFRGNDDIELHHMSRTKSKDYPLVPCSTARQRVAPPSPDCLSRSECSMPQKPSPGYACSSNSGDCDHTLNEAPPTHDPTYHLFTYQLSPEVATVNSVPCSMDSAQQQPCMYGGSQVGMEDIRWASYTDSTTYQRFSSTKEMVGTFGPTPDLPQELYPQYTCEVGVQSHCMMTDFSL, encoded by the exons ATGGCGAATTTAGAGTTCGGATCTATACAGTCCTGTTCTGGCGGCGATTCACCAGCGATGGATTTTGAAAAGGATAAAGAATCCGGACATCACAGACGGAGCAGAACCGGGTCACCACTGCAAACTCAGCTCTCTCAACAG GGCATGGACGGAATCAAAGTTTATTTGCACGAGAGAGATCTGTGGGCGAAATTTCATGATGTCACAACAGAGATGATCATCACCAAAGCTGGCCG ACGAATGTTTCCCAGCTACAAGGTAAAGGTAACAGGCCTAAACCCCAAAGCGAAATATATCTTACTTATGGACATTATTTCAGCGGACGAGCACCGATATAAGTTTGCAGATAACAAATG GTCTATCAGCAGTAAAGCTGAGCCTGCAATTCCAGGTCGACTGTATGTTCACCTGGATTCACCGGCTTCAGGTGCTCACTGGATGAGACAGCTCGTATCTTTCCAGAAACTCAAACTTACCAACAACCACCTGGACCCTTTTGGACAT ATCATTTTAAACTCCATGCATAAATACCAGCCTCGGCTGCACATAGTGAAAGCAGATGAGAGGAACAGCTTTGGCTCCAGCAACACAAGCTTTTGCACTCACTCCTTTCCTGAGACGGCCTTCATCGCTGTGACTTCCTACCAGAATCACACA atCACTCAGCTGAAGATTGAGAATAATCCTTTTGCTAAAGGTTTCCGTGGAAATGATGACATCGAACTGCATCATATGTCCCGTACAAAGAG TAAGGATTACCCACTGGTACCATGTAGCACTGCCAGGCAGAGAGTTGCTCCACCCTCTCCTGACTGTCTCTCTCGGTCAGAATGCAGCATGCCACAGAAGCCCAGCCCTGGCTACGCCTGCTCCAGCAATTCAG GTGACTGTGACCACACCCTCAATGAAGCTCCTCCCACTCATGACCCCACCTATCACCTATTCACCTACCAGCTCTCCCCGGAGGTGGCCACTGTAAATAGTGTCCCCTGCAGTATGGATTCTGCACAGCAGCAGCCTTGCATGTATGGAGGCTCTCAGGTGGGCATGGAGGACATCAGATGGGCATCATATACAGACAGCACAACTTACCAAAGATTTTCCTCTACGAAAGAAATGGTTGGGACATTTGGTCCCACCCCTGACCTCCCTCAGGAACTGTATCCACAATATACCTGTGAGGTGGGCGTCCAGTCGCATTGCATGATGACTGATTTCTCGCTTTAA